The segment AAACAGCGCAGGCACTAACGCAAACCATTTTTTCATTCTCTAATCTCCGATACATTTAGGCACTGGCATTCCATTTCTATCTCTCTTTCAAAAGTGGAACGCTCCTTGCTTTTCTAACTGTGCAATCTATTAGAAAATCAATGCCAAAATCCGCTATGATTCTCAAAGCAAAAACTGTACCGAGTTGGTAATACACTATGAAAAAATCGATCTTCAGTCTCTCTTTAAGCCTAGTGCTGAGCCTAGCTTCTACGCTCTCACACGCTGCTTGGTATGAAGTGACTGGTATGGCAACCGTTGTTGCCTCTGAAGATGCGGCACGTATTCATGCGCTAGAAGACGCTATTTATAAAGCGGTGAACTTCTCTGGCGCAGATATTGGCAGTATCGCTAATTTACGTCCGCTACTGGAAGATGGTCGTAAGGAGTATCAGTTTACCAACCATGAAGTTCGCTACATCCTCGTTGAACAACAAAAGATCTATAACGATGTCATGTTCGTTAAAGCACGCATTGATATTTATCCATCGGCAACAGGTTGCCACGTTGATCAATATAAAAAGACGTTTCTGGTCGGCAACATTGACCTCGATTCACCTCAGCAAGCGGTAATGGGACAAATTTATAGCCTCGGCGACGACTTTGCCCAAGTAATCAACCGACAGTTAGATCAAGAGTCCACCAGCTTTGTCTCTGTCGGCACCACAGACTATGAAATCAGCAAGCGTTATCCTGAGCGTCTTAAGATGATTGCCGAAGATACCGGTGCGCAATACATTATCGGTGGCAATATTACCGACTTAACCGCGACGATTGAGCAAAACTTGCTGAAAGCAGATGTAATCAACCGTCAGTTTGCCATGGAACTCACGGTGTTTGACGGTAAGACAGGAAGCGAAGTGTACACTCGTAACTACCGCGAAGTTGCCCGCTGGCCTTTCCCAAAAACCAGCCAAGTGGATACCCGCAGTGCTCGCTTTTGGGCTTCTACCTATGGTGAGATGATGTTGCGCGTGAGTCGTAACGTGATGCTCGATTTAGAATCCGAAGTCTCCTGTAAGATCACGCTGCCAGAGATTATCGCTAAATGGGGTAACACCATAACCATGAATCTTGGTCGTCTTCATGGTGTACACGAAGGCGATAAACTACAGCTTTGGCATACCGGCTCATTTATTGATCAGCGCGGCTTGCCACGCAATAAGGTGAGCGAAACCGATATCACGCTGACAGTCTCTCGCGTCTATGAAAGTGAAGCGGAGCTGACCGTGGATCAGCCAGAGCTAGCCAACAGCATTCAAATTGGCGATGTGATGCATAAGATCATCCATTAAGTAAACACAACGTCACGACGCTCTATCATTGAACAGTAGCCTCTCCAATGGGGAGGCTTACCTACCTATAAGCAACCTACTGACTATTTTGCCTTAGCGCTCAGCAATGCTTATAAATCCTGTTTATCATTTCTCGCCACGCTACTGCCACAAATAAACAGCGTTTCTTCCTTGAATAAATTCCATCACAAGTTAAGCGTGAATTATTTGGTGATAACCAACGACTGATTGCGCGAATTCTATACTTGAAGTTATGGTTATTCAGAGGCTAAATTACGAGGGACTTCACTATTAATCTGAGTAATGAAGATAATTCTATCGACAAGATAAAATGTGAGTCAGGCAGATTCTTGGGCAAGAATTTTCCCGATGAACTATGTTTATTGAGACACTGCACTTTCAAATCTGGTAACAATTGCTTACTCTTTAACTAATAACAAATATATCAAATAAGAACTATGCCAAAGAGCAATTTAACAACAAACACCGGACACCGGTTTATTTCCAAAGCTAAGACTGCCTACAAAATTCATATTCACACCCCGGAAGATACCGTGCTGCATCGTTCTGTCGGTTTTATCAAATTGGGGGAGAAGAAAGGTCTGCAAAAAGCCATCAAGCTCCGCAATGAGCTTGGCAGTGAGATGTGGGGAAAATTTTGGCGCCGCTTGCTTAAAGATCCCTACCTAATGACCCGCCTGCCCCACTCATTGGAACCGAAAATCATCTATAAGCCCCGCCCGACTAAGGACAACCCAGACGCTAAAGATGAATGCTATATCGCGGCTTGGCGAAATTATGATGAAAATGGCAAGTTAATCTATAAAAGCGTAGTTTGCTCAATCAACAAGCACGGACGGTTAGCTGCCTATAGCAAGACCAAAAAAGCACTGCTTGAGGCGAATAAAGATAATCTCGAAATCCTCGAGTTTATGGGCAGATTAAGCAGTATTGACCTGAAATAATACCTCTCAGATAACGTAGCCATTATGATGCACTACAAATAACAAAGCCTTGGTAAACCAAGGCTTTGTCGCTATATCGAGTTTAATGACTCTGCGATATCAATTACTGCTCTACTGTGTACTCAAACTCAGGAACAGAGATCTCTACGCGACGGTTTTGCGAACGACCTTCGCTCGTTTCGTTACTTGCGATTGGGTTATTCTCACCTTCACCGCTTACTGTCATACGATTTGAATCAATGCCACGGTCAGCCAGTACTGCCGCAACAGACTGGGCACGTTTTTCAGACAGTTTTTGGTTGTACTCAGCGGCACCTGAAGAGTCAGTGTAACCAACGATCTCAACTTGAGCTTGTGGATACTGGTTTAGTAGTTGTACTAGCTCGTCCAGTTTAGACTCGCTGCCTGGCTTAAGCTTGCTGCTATTCAGCGCAAAGGTTTCGGTATCTAGTAGGGTTGCATCAAAAGTTTTGGTCATGACAACGGTTTCAACCACTTCTTCAACCATCACTTCTTCTTCAACAACTGGCTCAGGCTGAGCTTCATCGTTACCGCCAAAGCTGTAAGCAAAACCAATCGATGCTGTGTTGGCAAAAGCACGAGTAATGTCATTGTTAATATCAGTCAGAGCTTGATATTCAACGCGTACTTTACCGTTTTCCATCACATCAAATTCAACACCTAGTGCGCCAAGGAAAGACTCGTCACTCTCGTCGCCGTAGTTAACGTATGCACCACCAAACTTACCGTACACATCTACTGCGTCAGTCAAACCAAACGTGAGTTTTGGTGCCAGAGTAAATGCATCCACGCTGTCATCATTCAGACCCGCTGCAGTAAATTTACCTAGGTAGTCCCAACCCGCTTCTAGTGCTAGGAAGTCATTAAATTCGTAACCACCGAAGATACCGCCTGATGCAGAATCGTCATCACTACACGCTTGACCTGCTACGCACTCATCGTTGAGCCATGAGTAACCGGCTTTTGCACCAAGGTATGGCGCTGCGTTTGCTGCACCTGCTGTCATCGCAAGCGTTGCTGAAATTACCACTGCTAGTTTTTTCA is part of the Vibrio ponticus genome and harbors:
- a CDS encoding flagellar assembly protein FlgT — its product is MKKSIFSLSLSLVLSLASTLSHAAWYEVTGMATVVASEDAARIHALEDAIYKAVNFSGADIGSIANLRPLLEDGRKEYQFTNHEVRYILVEQQKIYNDVMFVKARIDIYPSATGCHVDQYKKTFLVGNIDLDSPQQAVMGQIYSLGDDFAQVINRQLDQESTSFVSVGTTDYEISKRYPERLKMIAEDTGAQYIIGGNITDLTATIEQNLLKADVINRQFAMELTVFDGKTGSEVYTRNYREVARWPFPKTSQVDTRSARFWASTYGEMMLRVSRNVMLDLESEVSCKITLPEIIAKWGNTITMNLGRLHGVHEGDKLQLWHTGSFIDQRGLPRNKVSETDITLTVSRVYESEAELTVDQPELANSIQIGDVMHKIIH
- a CDS encoding Fe3+-citrate ABC transporter substrate-binding protein — translated: MPKSNLTTNTGHRFISKAKTAYKIHIHTPEDTVLHRSVGFIKLGEKKGLQKAIKLRNELGSEMWGKFWRRLLKDPYLMTRLPHSLEPKIIYKPRPTKDNPDAKDECYIAAWRNYDENGKLIYKSVVCSINKHGRLAAYSKTKKALLEANKDNLEILEFMGRLSSIDLK
- a CDS encoding OmpA family protein, translated to MKKLAVVISATLAMTAGAANAAPYLGAKAGYSWLNDECVAGQACSDDDSASGGIFGGYEFNDFLALEAGWDYLGKFTAAGLNDDSVDAFTLAPKLTFGLTDAVDVYGKFGGAYVNYGDESDESFLGALGVEFDVMENGKVRVEYQALTDINNDITRAFANTASIGFAYSFGGNDEAQPEPVVEEEVMVEEVVETVVMTKTFDATLLDTETFALNSSKLKPGSESKLDELVQLLNQYPQAQVEIVGYTDSSGAAEYNQKLSEKRAQSVAAVLADRGIDSNRMTVSGEGENNPIASNETSEGRSQNRRVEISVPEFEYTVEQ